Genomic DNA from Catellatospora sp. TT07R-123:
TCTAGCAGTTCGGCGAGTCTACGCAGTTCAAGTCCCGCATGCGGGTCGTCCGGGCGCCCGAAGGTGAGCCAACGGACATGATCACCGACGAGTACGCCGAGTCGGCGCCACAGTTCATGGCGGACCGCTTGCCGTAGTGATGGCAAGCGGTCAGATGCGGGGGGCGGTGGGGTTGGCATGTCGGTGATCGGGGTGAGCCTCACCAGGTGAAGAATCTGAGCGAGGGCCCATTCGGCAATCGCGTCGTCAGGGCCGTCAGTCGGCTGGGCTTCGAGGGCAGCTGCAGCGAGGTTGGCGTTGGCGTCGTATCCAGCGATCAGGTAGAGCAGCGACGCTTCGACGTGCTCCATCCGAACCAGGGAGCCGAATAGGGAGTACGGCTCGTTGAGTTCGGACGGGTCCGAGGTCTCGTCAGCGATCATCAGCGCCTCGGCGGCGACGAAGGCGCAGGCTTGAGTCGTGGCAGGCTCGCCGTCCAGGGGCAGGATTGCGTGCACTTCAAGCGCTGTCGCCAGGCGGCGCAGGACCGCCGGCCGGACCTGCTCGTCGCCGCCGTCGACGCCGAACCGACCGTCGGTCGATTCAAGCCAGGCCCGGGTGAGCAGCCGTCTGATCTCTGCCGGTTCCAGGCCGGAAATGGCAGGCAGAGCTTGCAGGAGCTGTTCTATCCCCCGGTTGAACATCAGATCACGACCTCGTCCACGGCGGCGCGCATCGCATCGGCGACCCGGTCGAAGAACGCGTGGAAGTCGTCGAGCTGCACGACGATGATCCGGCGCCGTTCGAGCGGTTGGCGAAGCGATGCCAGAATCGGGCGGCTGGTGGCGAAGTTGTAGGCCGTCTCGTGGACGATCATCGGCAGGTAGGCGGCGTTGGTCTTCCAGAGTTCCTGGCTGACCTGGGGCTTCAGGTCGTCCGAAAGTACGTAGCGGAACGACATCACCGCGTCGCGCAGGTCCTGTTCGTAGACGCCGTTCTCAAGTTTGACGAATAGTCCGATCGCCTCGCCGAGGTTTCCCGAGGCGTACTTCTGTGTCGACTTGCTCTCACCGATGGCGATGCCGAGTACGCCGGCCTTCACGTACGTGCTGACCGAGTCCAGGCCCTGCCGGGTGGCGGTCGGATGAACCCGCTTGAGCGTTACGACCTGTCCGTCCGTGCACGAAGTCTCCTGCCGAGCGCTAAGCGCCAGCAACGCATGCCCTACTCCTTCGCCGATCCAGGCGTTGCGTTTGGTATCACGAAACCGTATCTCCCCGTCCGTGGTGAAGACGTTGGTCGTTCCAACCAGTGCCGTGACGGTCGACTGGATCTCAGCATGACCGTCAGGGCCGTATGCGAGCAGTTGGGAAGACAACTTTGCGTCCAGCTCCACGGCCCCGGCGAGTGCTCCGACGAGGTAGCGGCCAAGGGCGACCGGTACCTCCGGCTTACTCAGGCCATTGATCGCTACAACGGTATGCGTGTCGGCGGCCTTGCCTTTGTTGAAATCGATCGCCTTTTCGAGGTCGTCGAGTGCGTCGGCCAGCAGTGCGATCGGATCACGGCCGCCCATTTCCCCTCCACACTCGCGTAAGCCGGCGCGATACCTGGATACCGACGATTGGCTAGTCACCACTTGGCGTGCCGAATACGCTAGCGGTTGTCGACGATCATCCGTCACCCCACCCGCGAACAGAGCGGATCAACCTACTTTGGCACCTCTCCGCGGAAGGTGGGGCCGCCGCCCGCCCACCGGCAGGCCGTGGAGAGTAGCAGCTGGGAACACCCCCGGACCAGGTGACGCAACGAGCGAGCCAGGCAGGCGATAGCGGGCACGCCGGGCGAGGCCGCGTCGGTGCCCGCACTGCGGACGCCGGCCCGCCGCCTCCTGAGACTCTGCTTTCCCATGCCGACGGCGCGACCGGACGCCGACGCGGTCGCGGCTGCCCAGCAGATTCACTCAGACGGTTGAGCAGGTCGGGCAGTTTAGGTACGACACAGCGGCGCTCCCCCGGTGCTCCAGTGAGAGCTGCTCGGTCGGGTCCGACACGACGGGCGGGTAGGCTGCTGTGCGCCCGCTCGATGTGCTGCGGCCGATCGCAGCGAGAAGGGCATCCGCTGAGGCGGACTACCTCTACCCGCCGCGGCATGAGCACAAAGCGAAGCCAGCTCAGTAGCCGGTGTTGATCTGTGTCACTGGATGCGCCGGCATCTTGCCTGTTGTGACGAGTTCTTCGTCGCTGAGTTCGCCGGCGATTCGGGCCTAGTTCATGGCGCTCACCTCGAACCGCGCGAATCCGTTCGGTGCCCTCGAATCGCAGCTCCGGCAGTGTGAGCCGGCACACCTGACCGCCGCCATACCTGGCGGCGCTCAAGTCCATCGATGGTCACAATGGCGTCACGCACACCAGCGCGTCGCCAAAACCTACCTGGCCCTGAGAGCGAGTCGTGGCCCCATCTGGGAGCGGAGCTGGGCTCCACCCGTGGTTTCGAAGATGTGGTTTTGGCCCCAGGTGCTGATTACCAGCTGCGCCATTCGTCGGTGACCTCGTGTCGGGTGAGGCGTCGGGTCTGTGCGACAGCGTCGAGGTCGACGCGGGTCCGCACCGTGGCCACCATCGTCGGCGCGGTCGGCGGCGCCCGTCATCCCGAACACAGCCGTGCCGTGCCGTCCTGGCCGGACGTGACCCGGCGGCTGCGCGTGCAGGCGGCCGACGCGGCGCTGGCCCGCCTGGCGGCGGGCCGGCTGCCGACGACGGCCCGGTTCCGGCCGGGCCCGCCCTGACGGCGGGCCCGCCGCCGGTCAGCCCCAGTTCTGGCCCGCGGGCTGGCGGGTGGTGGCGTTGATGCGGTTGAAGAAGTTGGTCGTCGCGATCCACAGCACCAGCGCCGCGAGCTCGGGTTCGCTGAAGTGCTTGGCCGCGGCCTCCCAGATGTGGTCGGGTACCGGGTCCGGCCGGTCGGCCAGCCGGGTGGCCGCCTCGGCGAGTTCCAGCGCGGCCCGCTCGGCCTCGGTGAAGTAGTCGGTCTCGCGCCAGGCCGCGACGGCGAACAGCCGCTCGTCGGTCTCGCCGGACTTGCGCATGGACCGGGCCCCGGAGTCGACGCAGGCGCTGCAGCCGTTGATCTGGCTGGCCCGCAGGTGGACCAGTTCCAGCGTCGACTTGGCCAGGCCGGCCGAGTGCGCGGCCTTGTAGAGCAGGTTGATCCCCTTCACGGCGTCGGGGAGCAGAGCCGCGGGGTTGTTCATGCGTGCCTGCACGGCATCCTCCATTAGGATCTTGAGGTTCGCCGGGCCTGTCACATCGGCCCGATCTCGTTCGTCATCGGTATGACGGGCCGCTTCCGAGTGATGTGACAGATGTGGCCTGCATCACATTTTATGGTGATTCGGGGAGGTAAGAGAGATATGCGGGATCAGGACGGGTTGGCCGGACGCTTCGAGCAGGACCGGGGACGGCTGCGCGCGGTGGCGCTGCGCATGCTCGGGTCGTCGGCCGAGGCCGACGACGCCGTGCAGGAGGCCTGGCTGCGACTGAGCCGGTCCGACGTCGCCGAGGTCGACAACCTCAGCGGCTGGCTGACCACCGTCGTCGGCCGGATCTGCCTGGACATGCTGCGTTCGCGCAGCACCCGGCGCGAGGACTTCCTCGACGACCAGACCGACGACGACCTCGCACCCGCCGCCACGGTCGCGGGGACCGATCCCGAACAGCAGACGCTGCTGGCCGACTCGGTGGGGCTGGCCCTGATGGTCGTGCTGGACACCCTTTCCCCCGCCGAACGGCTGGCGTTCGTGCTGCACGACATGTTCGCGGTGCCGTTCGACGAGGTGGCCCCCGTCATCGGCAAGTCACCCGACGCCGCCCGGCAACTGGCCAGCCGCGCCCGCCGCCGGGTGCGGGGCCAGGCACCTGACAACGCCGTCGAGGACCAGGCCCGCCGCCGCGAGGTCGTCGAGGCGTTCCTGTCGGCCGCCCGCGAGGGCCGCTTCGAGGCGCTGCTGACCGTGCTCGACCCGGACGTGGTGATGCGTTCCGACGCCGCCGCGGTACGGCTGGGCTCGGCCGCCGAGATCCACGGCGCGTCGACGCTCGCCGACTACTGGAACGGCAAGGCCGCCGACGCCCGCGTCGCGCTGCTCGACGGCATCGTCGGGGCCGTATGGGCCCCCCGCGGCAAGGTGCGTGTCGCGCTCTCCTTCACCGTGACCGACGGCCGGATCACCGGCATCCGCCTCACCGCCGACCCGGAGAGGCTCACCGAGCTGGACGTCGCGATCCTCAACTGAGCCACGCCCGCCTCAGCGCGCGTCGCTGAGGCGGGCGATCTCCGTGAGCAGGTAGCGCTGTTCCGGGGTGCTTGCCATGCCTGCGGCGGCCGCTTTGAACTGGGCCACCGCGCCCGCGCGGCCGCCGGCCAGCTCCAGCAGGTGCCCGCGTACGGCGGCCAGCCGGTAGTGGCCGGGCCGGCTCTGCGAGCGAGTCATGGCCTCATCTGGGAGCTGGGCTGGGCTCCACCCGCCACCACACAAGCGGTATCACCGAATGACACCAACCCGGGGCCAGAACTCACCCACGATCATGAAGCTGAAGATCGCCAAACGGGCCCTAAACCGACTC
This window encodes:
- a CDS encoding sigma-70 family RNA polymerase sigma factor yields the protein MRDQDGLAGRFEQDRGRLRAVALRMLGSSAEADDAVQEAWLRLSRSDVAEVDNLSGWLTTVVGRICLDMLRSRSTRREDFLDDQTDDDLAPAATVAGTDPEQQTLLADSVGLALMVVLDTLSPAERLAFVLHDMFAVPFDEVAPVIGKSPDAARQLASRARRRVRGQAPDNAVEDQARRREVVEAFLSAAREGRFEALLTVLDPDVVMRSDAAAVRLGSAAEIHGASTLADYWNGKAADARVALLDGIVGAVWAPRGKVRVALSFTVTDGRITGIRLTADPERLTELDVAILN
- a CDS encoding carboxymuconolactone decarboxylase family protein translates to MQARMNNPAALLPDAVKGINLLYKAAHSAGLAKSTLELVHLRASQINGCSACVDSGARSMRKSGETDERLFAVAAWRETDYFTEAERAALELAEAATRLADRPDPVPDHIWEAAAKHFSEPELAALVLWIATTNFFNRINATTRQPAGQNWG